A stretch of the Nicotiana tabacum cultivar K326 chromosome 6, ASM71507v2, whole genome shotgun sequence genome encodes the following:
- the LOC107806179 gene encoding uncharacterized protein LOC107806179, translated as MARTRNSDTDTLDAAQETIATIVAQGITKKARTQKRKGKSTRGVQVPQVEHEEGVEHDEQVPQDPMPTPTAAPTQTTISPEVGQMFNAVNSAMEMLKAFMANQNEKRDKIPPQTNRQNNSEPSRVNEFLKLSPQVFHGSIVDEDLMLWMEGVKKALRVMKVFDDKAVELAAYQLRDVAGAWFEMWEKERDEDDGPPTWEEFEEAFMANFIPEEDIAAKATEFEQLTQGNKSVQEY; from the coding sequence atggctcgtactcgcaactctgacaccgacactctggatgctgctcaagaaACTATTGCTACTATTGTGGCTCAAGGCATAACTAAAAAGGCTCGAACTCAGAAAAGGAAGGGTAAATCCACAAGGGGGGTTCAAGTACCCCAGGTTGAACATGAAGAAGGGGTGGAGCATGATGAGCAAGTACCTCAGGATCCAATGCCAACCCCAACAGCAGCTCCGACTCAAACAACTATATCCCCAGAGGTGGGTCAGATGTTCAATGCAGTCAACAGTGCTATGGAGATGCTTAAGGCCTTTATGGCCAACCAGAACGAGAAAAGAGATAAGATTCCACCTCAAACAAATAGGCAGAACAATTCTGAGCCCTCAAGAGTGAATGAATTTCTGAAGTTGAGTCCTCAAGTGTTCCATGGttctatagttgatgaagatctaATGTTATGGATGGAGGGTGTTAAGAAAGCCCTCCGAGTGATGAAAGTATTTGATGACAAAGCTGTGGAGCTGGCTGCTTACCAGCTTAGAGATGTGGCTggcgcttggtttgagatgtgggaaaaagagagagatgaagatgatggtccacctacttgggaagaatttgaagaggccttCATGGCTAACTTTATCCCAGAAGAGGATATAGCAGCTAAGGCTACAGAGTTCGAACAGCTCACgcaagggaataaaagtgtgcaagagTACTAG